One genomic region from Antedon mediterranea chromosome 3, ecAntMedi1.1, whole genome shotgun sequence encodes:
- the LOC140043273 gene encoding uncharacterized protein, translating to MYFTKDVTQQIIIEKQTLVELNKAIEVLACGKAQARTDPPRDPQGCQQCRSTPAPHSHACEEFGLKKTNVLSHDAANAPEIKIGDYTLEVVDKFTYLGSTVSSNLSLDAELNIRIGKVTSHLTDKLSRRLHLLVVLLFEIQLARCTPCGCDTALLVGTPISQWLKLLVVTLLAGTRLHHCWWLRCCEGYTLLEVTLLLEVTPLLVVTCCWRLHHYWRLRCCGGYTIIGGYVAVEVTPSLVVTLLWRLYHCWWLRCCGGYAIVGGYVAVQVTPSLVVRCCGGYTIVGGYMLWRLHHCWWLRCCGGYAIVGGYVAVEVTPLLVVTLLWRLITPLLVVTLLWRLRHCWWLRCCGGYTIVGGYVAVEVTPLLVVTLLLEVTSLLVVTLLFQVRRNSRTNLINYYNRLLPIIWNHRRIKEVTPVIVIDLFVSFVCAANNDTAPSIRCGSMYLLVNKAL from the exons atgtattttacaaAAGACGTAACTCAGCAGATAATAATTGAGAAACAAACTCTGGTGGAACTAAACAAGGCTATTGAAGTCTTGGCTTGCGGTAAAGCCCAGGCAAGGACGGATCCCCCCAGAGATCCTCAAGGCTG CCAACAGTGTAGAAGCACTCCAGCGCCTCATTCACATGCATGCGAGGAGTTTGGCCTTAAGAAAACGAACGTTCTAAGTCACGATGCCGCCAATGCTCCTGAAATCAAAATTGGCGATTATACCCTTGAGGTGGTGGACAAGTTCACTTACCTTGGTTCCACTGTTTCCAGTAACCTCTCATTGGACGCCGAACTCAACATCAGGATCGGAAAAGTGACATCTCACCTAACAGATAAG CTGAGCCGGAGGTTGCACCTACTGGTTGTGTTACTGTTTGAGATACAGTTAGCCCGTTGTACACCCTGTGGTTGTGATACTGCTTTGCTGGTGGGTACACCTATTAGCCAGTGGTTAAAACTGCTGGTGGTTACCCTGTTAGCCGGTacgaggttacaccattgttggtggttacgttgctgtgaaGGTTACACATTATTGGAGGTAacgttgctgttggaggttacaccattgttggtggttacgtgctgttggaggttacaccattattggaggttacgttgctgtggaggttacaccattattggaggttacgttgctgtggaggttacaccatcgttggtggttacgttgctgtggaggttataccattgttggtggttacgttgctgtggaggttacgccattgttggtggttacgttgctgtgcaGGTTACACCATCGTTGGTggtacgttgctgtggaggttacaccattgttggtggttacatgctgtggaggttacaccattgttggtggttacgttgctgtggaggttacgccattgttggtggttacgttgctgtggaggttacgccattgttggtggttacgttgctgtggaggttaattacgccattgttggtggttacgttgctgtggaggttacgccattgttggtggttacgttgctgtggaggttacaccattgttggtggttacgttgctgtggag GTTACGCcgttgttggtggttacgctaCTATTGGAGGTTACGTCATTACTGGTGGTTACGCTGTTGTTTCAAGTCCGGCGTAATAGCAGAACtaatctaattaattattataatcggTTGTTACCAATAATTTGGAATCATAGAAGAATAAAGGAGGTCACTCCAGTAATTgtaattgatttgtttgtttcattcgTGTGTGCCGCG AATAATGATACAGCGCCCTCTATCCGATGTGGATCGATGTATTTGTTAGTGAATAAAGCACTCTAG